A region from the Vicia villosa cultivar HV-30 ecotype Madison, WI linkage group LG3, Vvil1.0, whole genome shotgun sequence genome encodes:
- the LOC131662639 gene encoding DExH-box ATP-dependent RNA helicase DExH14 isoform X1, with protein MLVQIPRLTNSLRDPFDIDQAYLHRKTLLQNQKPHNVASSLDESELARKIVYGWEEASSEVRQAYKQFIGAVVALVDGEMRSEDFHEVALTVYRLFSRPIEEEEDSIDRIIFDKKLELENLVGHAIADTKLREVASLAQKLLILQPNNTNSSISLERHHDVDEDMEFGDDLVFQPPTRFLVDVSLDDGDIADFKNTVSLAFQKEEYSHTDPTNNFVAEVEKFNLTWLRDACDKIVRNCNSQLSRDELAMAICRVLNSEKPGEEIAGDLLDLVGDNAFETVQNLLLHRKEIVDSIHYGLSVFKSDTSATNAQSRMPSYGTQVTVQTESDKQIDKLRRKEEKRNRRGIEQAGGDDLSTLDFSSLLQASERKHLVDGMIGTGDRAIAVNALPEGTIKKYCKGYEEVIVPPKPTAPMKPGERLIEISELDDFAQAAFRGYKSLNRIQSRIFQTVYGTNENILVCAPTGAGKTNIAMISILHEIGQHFKDGYLHKDEFKIVYVAPMKALAAEVTSTFSQRLSPLNMSVRELTGDMQLSKNELEETQMIVTTPEKWDVITRKSSDMSLSMLVKLLIIDEVHLLNDDRGPVIEALVARTLRQVESSQSMIRIVGLSATLPNYLEVAQFLRVNPDTGLFFFDASYRPVPLAQQYIGISEPNFATRNELLNDICYRKVVDSIKQGHQAMVFVHSRKDTAKTAKKLTELAQRSDELLLFNNDAHPQYFFMKKEVIKSKNKDLVELFGFGMGIHHAGMLRSDRGLTERLFSEGLLKVLVCTATLAWGVNLPAHTVVIKGTQIYDAKAGGWRDLGMLDVMQIFGRAGRPQFDKSGEGIIITSHDKLAYYLRLLTSQLPIESQFISSLKDNLNAEVALGTVTNVKEACAWLGYTYLFIRMRMNPLAYGIGWDEVMADPGLSSKQRSLVIDAARSLDKAKMMRFDEKSGNFYCTELGRIASHFYIQYSSVETYNEMLRRHMSDSEVINMIAHSSEFENIAVREEEQNELEMLARSSCPLEIKGGPSNKHGKISILIQLYISRGSMDSFSLVSDASYISASLARIMRALFEVCLRRGWCETSLFMLNYCKSVDRQVWPHQHPLRQFDRDLSSEILRKLEERGADLDHLMEMEEKDIGALIRYAPGGRLVKQYLGYFPSLQLSATVSPITRTVLKVDLVITPAFIWKDRFHGTAQRWWILVEDSENDHIYHSELFTLTKRMAKGEPYKLSFTVPIFEPHPPQYYIHAVSDSWLHAEAFYTITFHNLPLPEVSTSHTELLDLKPLPVSSLGNTDYEALYKFSHFNPIQTQTFHVLYHTDNNVLLGAPTGSGKTISAELAMLRLFNTHPDMKVIYIAPLKAIVRERMSDWKKRLVSQLGKKMVEMTGDYTPDLMALLSANIIISTPEKWDGISRNWHTRSYVTKVGLIILDEIHLLGADRGPILEVIVSRMRYISSQTERAVRFVGLSTALANAGDLGDWLGVEEIGLFNFKPSVRPVPLEVHIQGYPGKYYCPRMNSMNKPAYAAICTHSPAKPVLIFVSSRRQTRLTALDLIQFAASDEHSRQFLNMPEEALQMVLSQVSDQNLRHTLQFGIGLHHAGLNDKDRSFVEELFANNKIQVLVCTSTLAWGVNLPAHLVIIKGTEFFDGKSKRYVDFPITDILQMMGRAGRPQFDQHGKAVILVHEPKKSFYKKFLYEPFPVESSLRERLHDHLNAEIVSGTIHNKQDAVHYLTWTYLFRRLMVNPAYYGLENVEPEFISSYLSSLVQSTFEDLEDSGCIKMDEDAVESVMLGSVASQYYLSYMSVSMFGSNIGPDTSLEVFLHVLSAAAEFDELPVRHNEEKFNEALSEKVRYPVDKNLLEDPHTKANLLFQCHFSQLELPISDYVTDLKSVLDQSIRIIQAMIDICANSGWLSSSITCMHLLQMVMQGLWFDKDSSLWMLPCMNADLVTSLSKRGIYSIQELLDIPKAALQTVTENFPASKLYQDLQHFPNVKMKLKLQQKETDGEKGHIINIRLEKHNSRRHSSRAFVPRFPKIKEEQWWLVLGNTSTSELYALKRVSFSDHLVTSMKLPQTTANLQDIKVFLVSDCYIGFEQEHSIK; from the exons ATGTTGGTTCAGATTCCTCGCCTTACAAATTCTCTCAGAGACCCCTTCGATATCGATCAAGCTTATCTTCATCGCAAAACGCTTCTTCAAAATCAAAAGCCTCACAA TGTTGCAAGCTCGCTTGATGAATCTGAACTGGCACGAAAGATTGTATATGGTTGGGAAGAAG CTTCATCGGAAGTGCGGCAAGCCTACAAACAGTTTATAGGAGCAGTAGTGGCCTTGGTTGACGGTGAAATGCGCTCTGAGGATTTCCATGAAGTGGCACTGACTGTGTACCGTCTGTTTAGCAGGCCAATTGAAGAGGAGGAGGACTCTATTGATAGaattatttttgataaaaa GTTAGAATTGGAAAACCTTGTTGGTCATGCAATTGCTGATACCAAGTTGAGAGAAGTTGCATCTCTAGCACAAAAACTATTAATTTTGCAACCTAACAATACAAACTCTTCCATTTCTTTGGAAAGACATCATGATGTTGACGAAGATATGGAATTTGGAGATGATTTGGTTTTTCAACCCCCAACTCGTTTCTTGGTTGATGTATCCTTAGATGATGGAGACATAGCAGATTTCAAAAACACAGTTTCTCTAGCATTCCAGAAAGAAGAGTACAGTCATACTGACCCAACAAATAATTTTGTTGCCGAAGTAGAAAAGTTCAATTTGACTTGGTTAAGAGATGCATGTGATAAAATTGTAAGGAATTGTAATTCACAGTTATCCCGAGATGAACTGGCAATGGCCATTTGCAGGGTTCTTAATTCAGAAAAGCCCGGTGAAGAG ATAGCTGGAGATTTGTTGGATCTTGTTGGGGATAATGCATTTGAAACTGTGCAAAATCTTCTATTG CACCGGAAAGAGATTGTTGATTCTATTCATTATGGCTTATCAGTATTCAAGTCTGATACAAGTGCTACAAATGCTCAGTCTCGCATGCCTAGTTATGGGACACAG GTGACTGTACAAACAGAATCAGACAAACAAATTGACAAGCTTCGGCGCAAGGAGGAAAAGCGAAACAGGCGAGGAATAGAACAAGCTGGGGGTGATGACTTGTCTACACTGGATTTCTCATCTTTACTTCAAGCAAGCGAGAGGAAACATTTGGTTGATGGGATGATTGGTACTGGAGATAGGGCAATAGCTGTTAATGCCCTTCCTGAAGGAACTATCAAAAAGTATTGTAAGGGGTATGAAGAGGTTATTGTTCCCCCAAAACCAACTGCGCCAATGAAACCTGGAGAAAGACTG ATTGAGATCAGTGAGTTAGATGACTTTGCTCAAGCCGCTTTTCGTGGTTACAAATCGCTGAACCGTATTCAGAGCAGGATATTTCAAACTGTTTATGGAACCAATGAGAATATACTC GTGTGTGCCCCCACAGGAGCTGGAAAAACTAACATAGCTATGATTTCAATTCTTCATGAG ATTGGACAACACTTCAAGGATGGTTACTTGCATAAAGATGAATTTAAGATAGTTTATGTTGCTCCAATGAAG GCTTTGGCTGCAGAAGTTACATCAACATTCAGCCAACGTTTGTCTCCGTTGAATATGAGTGTCAGAGAGCTTACTGGAGATATGCAGCTCTCTAAAAATGAACTAGAAGAAACTCAG ATGATAGTGACAACTCCTGAGAAATGGGATGTCATAACTCGCAAGAGCAGTGACATGTCACTCTCGATGCTGGTGAAGCTCTTAATTATTGATGAAGTGCATCTACTCAATGATGATAGAGGTCCTGTAATAGAGGCTTTAGTTGCTAGGACACTGCGGCAG GTGGAGTCAAGCCAGTCAATGATACGCATTGTGGGCCTTTCTGCCACACTCCCCAATTATCTAGAG GTTGCACAGTTTCTCAGAGTTAATCCAGACACAGGTCTTTTCTTCTTTGATGCAAGTTACCGCCCAGTGCCTCTTGCACAACAGTATATTGGAATCAGTGAGCCAAACTTTGCAACTCGTAATGAATTGTTGAATGATATATGCTATCGGAAG GTTGTTGATTCTATTAAGCAAGGTCATCAGGCGATGGTATTTGTTCATTCACGAAAAGACACTGCAAAGACTGCTAAGAAACTG ACTGAACTTGCACAAAGGAGTGACGAACTTTTACTCTTCAataatgatgcacatccacagtATTTCTTTATGAAG AAAGAAGTCATTAAATCAAAAAACAAAGATCTCGTTGAACTTTTTGGTTTTGGCATGGGTATTCATCATGCTGGGATGTTACGTTCAGATAGAGGACTGACTGAAAGGCTTTTCTCTGAGGGACTTTTGAAG GTACTCGTATGTACAGCAACTCTGGCATGGGGTGTCAATCTACCTGCTCACACAGTTGTCATTAAG GGAACCCAAATATATGACGCAAAAGCTGGTGGGTGGCGAGACCTGGGTATGCTTGATGTAATGCAG ATATTTGGGCGAGCTGGGAGACCACAGTTTGATAAAAGTGGCGAAGGTATCATCATTACATCTCACGACAAACTCGCATATTATTTGCGACTATTGACAAGTCAACTCCCTATAGAAAGCCAG TTTATTAGCTCGTTGAAAGATAATTTGAATGCAGAGGTTGCATTGGGTACTGTAACTAATGTTAAAGAAGCCTGTGCATGGCTAGGATATACTTATCTTTTCATAAGGATGAGGATGAATCCTTTGGCATATGGTATTGGTTGGGATGAG GTGATGGCAGATCCTGGTTTGAGTTCTAAGCAAAGATCTCTTGTTATTGATGCTGCACGTTCACTTGATAAAGCAAAAATGATGAGGTTTGATGAGAAAAGTGGCAATTTTTACTGTACTGAGCTTGGTCGCATTGCAAGCCACTTTTACATTCAATATTCCAGTGTTGAAACATACAATGAAATGTTAAGACGTCACATGAGTGATAGTGAG GTGATTAACATGATTGCACATTCATCTGAATTTGAGAATATTGCCGTTCGAGAAGAAGAACAGAATGAGCTAGAGATGTTGGCACGCTCATCATGTCCATTAGAAATTAAGGGCGGTCCTTCCAACAAACATGGAAAGATTTCCATTTTGATTCAG TTGTACATATCTCGAGGCTCTATGGATTCTTTCTCCTTGGTTTCTGACGCTTCATACATAAGTGCAAGCTTGGCTCGTATAATGCGAGCTTTGTTTGAGGTTTGTCTGCGAAGAGGCTGGTGTGAGACGTCTTTGTTCATGTTGAATTATTGCAAATCTGTAGATCGCCAAGTTTGGCCACACCAACATCCTCTTAGACAATTTGACAGGGACCTTTCATCAGAA ATATTGCGGAAGCTTGAAGAGCGAGGGGCTGACTTAGATCACCTGATGGAGATGGAGGAGAAAGATATTGGGGCATTAATTCGTTATGCACCTGGAGGAAGG TTGGTTAAGCAATACCTAGGGTATTTTCCATCACTTCAGTTATCAGCTACCGTGAGTCCAATAACCAGAACTGTCTTGAAG GTTGATCTGGTCATAACTCCAGCTTTTATTTGGAAAGATCGTTTTCATGGTACTGCCCAACGCTGGTGGATTTTGGTAGAG GACTCCGAGAATGATCATATTTACCATTCGGAACTTTTTACCTTGACAAAGCGGATGGCTAAGGGAGAACCTTACAAGCTTTCCTTCACTGTGCCTATATTTGAGCCACATCCACCACAATATTACATTCATGCTGTTTCTGATTCATGGCTTCATGCAGAGGCATTCTATACTATTACCTTCCATAATTTACCATTGCCAGAG GTCAGTACTTCTCATACAGAACTTCTTGATTTAAAGCCTCTTCCAGTGTCGTCTCTTGGAAACACTGATTATGAAGCGCTATACAAATTTTCACATTTTAACCCAATACAAACACAG ACTTTTCATGTCTTGTATCACACAGACAACAATGTTCTATTAGGAGCTCCAACTGGGAGTGGAAAAACTATATCTGCTGAGCTTGCTATGCTCCGGCTTTTCAATACTCATCCGGACATGAAG GTGATTTATATAGCACCTCTGAAGGCTATTGTCAGGGAAAGAATGAGTGACTGGAAAAAGCGTCTTGTGTCTCAGCTAGGGAAAAAAATG GTTGAAATGACTGGAGACTATACTCCTGATTTGATGGCTCTCTTGTCGGCCAATATCATCATATCTACTCCTGAAAAGTGGGATGGTATAAGTCGTAATTGGCATACTCGTAGCTATGTCACAAAG GTTGGACTTATCATATTGGATGAGATTCACTTGTTGGGAGCTGATCGTGGGCCCATCCTTGAG GTAATTGTTTCTAGGATGAGATATATTTCATCACAAACAGAGCGTGCAGTACGGTTTGTAGGTCTTTCTACAGCTCTGGCGAATGCAgg TGATTTAGGTGATTGGTTAGGCGTGGAGGAGATTGGACTCTTCAATTTCAAGCCAAGTGTGAGGCCTGTACCTTTGGAAGTTCATATCCAG GGGTATCCTGGAAAGTATTACTGCCCCCGAATGAACAGTATGAATAAACCAGCATATGCTGCAATATGCACACATTCACCTGCAAAACCAGTTCTTATATTTGTCTCATCACGGCGTCAAACAAGACTTACTGCACTAGATCTAATCCAG TTTGCTGCTTCAGATGAGCATTCAAGGCAATTTCTTAATATGCCTGAAGAAGCACTGCAGATGGTCCTGTCTCAAGTCTCTGACCAAAACTTGAGGCATACTTTACAATTTGGCATCGGTTTGCATCATGCAGGCCTGAATGACAAAGACAGATCTTTTGTTGAGGAGCTTTTTGCAAATAACAAGATTCAG GTATTGGTTTGTACCAGCACATTGGCTTGGGGTGTGAATCTTCCAGCTCATCTAGTGATTATCAAG GGGACAGAATTCTTTGATGGGAAATCAAAGAGGTACGTTGATTTTCCAATCACTGATATCTTGCAAATGATGGGTCGTGCTGGACGGCCTCAATTTGATCAACACGGAAAGGCAGTGATACTTGTTCATGAACCCAAGAAAAGTTTCTACAAAAAG TTCTTGTATGAACCCTTTCCTGTTGAGAGTAGTTTGAGGGAGCGTCTGCATGATCACTTAAATGCCGAAATAGTTTCTGGTACAATCCACAATAAACAAGATGCAGTGCATTACCTTACATGGACTTACTTATTCCGTAGACTG ATGGTCAATCCTGCATACTATGGATTGGAGAATGTAGAGCCTGAATTTATAAGTTCGTATTTGTCTAG CCTAGTACAGAGCACATTTGAGGATTTGGAAGACAGTGGATGCATAAAGATGGATGAAGATGCAGTGGAGTCGGTGATGTTGGGGTCAGTAGCATCTCAGTATTACCTCAGCTACATGAGTGTatcaatgtttggttcaaacaTCGGTCCGGATACGTCACTTGAA GTCTTTCTGCATGTCTTATCTGCTGCTGCCGAATTTGATGAACTTCCTGTGCGTCACAATGAG GAAAAATTCAATGAAGCACTTTCTGAAAAAGTTAGATATCCCGTTGATAAGAATCTTTTAGAAGATCCCCATACCAAAGCAAATCTTCTTTTCCAG TGTCATTTTTCCCAATTGGAGTTACCAATTAGTGACTATGTCACAGACTTGAAATCAGTATTAGATCAGAGCATACGCATAATCCAGGCCATGATTGATATATGTGCAAATAGTGGTTGGCTTTCGAGCTCTATTACTTGCATGCATCTTCTGCAAATGGTAATGCAG GGTTTGTGGTTTGACAAGGACTCTTCATTGTGGATGCTGCCATGCATGAATGCTGATCTTGTGACATCACTAAGCAAAAGAGGAATCTATAGTATACAAGAATTGCTAGATATTCCCAAGGCAGCATTGCAAACTGTAACTGAAAATTTCCCGGCTTCAAAATTGTACCAG GATCTACAACACTTCCCTAATGTTAAAATGAAGTTAAAGCTTCAGCAGAAGGAAACTGATGGTGAGAAGGGCCACATAATAAACATCAGATTAGAAAAGCACAATTCTAGACGACACTCATCAAGAGCATTTGTTCCTCGATTTCCAAAG ATAAAAGAGGAGCAATGGTGGCTGGTTCTTGGTAATACCTCTACGTCTGAGCTATATGCACTGAAAAGAGTTTCTTTCTCGGATCATTTAGTTACATCGATGAAGTTGCCTCAAACTACAGCTAATCTTCAG GATATAAAAGTGTTTCTGGTCTCTGACTGTTACATTGGGTTTGAGCAAGAGCATTCCATTAAATAA